A genomic segment from Pseudoduganella chitinolytica encodes:
- the argH gene encoding argininosuccinate lyase yields MTAQLSKKGEAWSARFSEPVSDLVKRYTASVFFDKRMAKADIEGSLAHAEMLAAQGIIPAADLEAIRNGMAQIAQEIEAGQFEWLLDLEDVHLNIEKRLTELAGDAGKRLHTGRSRNDQVATDIRLYVRSAIDDITALLAQLRSALLDLAEQHADTILPGFTHMQVAQPITFGHHMLAYVEMFGRDAERMADCRKRVNRLPLGAAALAGTTFPIDRLRVARTLGFDDVCHNSLDAVSDRDFAIEFTAAASLIMTHVSRMSEELVIWMSPRVGFIDIADRFCTGSSIMPQKKNPDVPELARGKTGRVYGHLMGLLTLMKGQPLAYNKDNQEDKEPLFDTVDTVVDTLRIFADMAGGITVKPEAMRAAALQGYATATDLADYLVKKGLPFRDAHEAVAHAVRTCVDAGCDLADLSLEQLRQFSPLIGDDVFAVLTLEGSVAARDHVGGTAPNQVRAAIARIRSQLAM; encoded by the coding sequence ATGACTGCACAACTCTCCAAAAAAGGCGAGGCCTGGTCGGCTCGCTTCTCCGAACCCGTCTCCGATCTCGTCAAGCGCTATACCGCCTCCGTCTTCTTCGACAAGCGCATGGCCAAGGCCGACATCGAAGGCTCGCTGGCCCACGCCGAGATGCTGGCGGCCCAGGGCATCATTCCCGCCGCCGACCTGGAAGCGATCCGCAACGGCATGGCGCAGATCGCGCAGGAGATCGAGGCCGGCCAGTTCGAGTGGCTGCTGGACCTGGAAGACGTGCACCTGAATATCGAAAAGCGCCTGACCGAACTGGCGGGCGACGCCGGCAAGCGCCTGCACACGGGCCGTTCGCGCAACGACCAGGTCGCGACCGACATCCGGCTGTACGTGCGCTCGGCCATCGACGACATCACCGCCCTGCTGGCGCAGCTGCGCAGTGCCCTGCTGGACCTGGCGGAGCAGCATGCCGACACGATCCTGCCCGGCTTCACCCACATGCAGGTCGCGCAGCCGATCACGTTCGGCCACCACATGCTGGCCTACGTGGAGATGTTCGGTCGCGACGCCGAGCGCATGGCCGACTGCCGCAAGCGCGTCAACCGCCTGCCGCTGGGCGCCGCCGCGCTGGCCGGCACCACGTTCCCGATCGACCGCCTGCGCGTGGCGCGGACGCTGGGCTTCGACGACGTCTGCCACAACTCGCTGGATGCCGTGTCCGACCGCGACTTCGCCATCGAATTCACGGCCGCCGCCTCGCTGATCATGACGCACGTGTCGCGCATGTCGGAAGAGCTGGTGATCTGGATGAGCCCACGGGTGGGCTTCATCGACATCGCCGACCGCTTCTGCACGGGCTCGTCGATCATGCCGCAGAAGAAAAACCCGGACGTGCCGGAACTGGCGCGCGGCAAGACCGGCCGCGTGTATGGCCACCTGATGGGCCTCCTGACCTTGATGAAGGGCCAGCCGCTAGCCTACAACAAGGACAACCAGGAAGACAAGGAACCGCTGTTCGACACGGTGGACACCGTCGTCGACACGCTGCGCATCTTCGCCGACATGGCCGGCGGCATCACGGTGAAGCCCGAAGCGATGCGCGCCGCCGCGCTGCAGGGCTATGCCACCGCGACCGACCTGGCCGACTACTTGGTCAAGAAAGGCCTGCCGTTCCGCGACGCGCACGAAGCCGTGGCGCATGCCGTGCGCACGTGCGTGGATGCGGGCTGCGACCTGGCCGACCTGTCGCTGGAACAGCTGCGCCAGTTCTCGCCGCTGATCGGCGACGACGTGTTCGCCGTGCTGACCCTGGAAGGTTCCGTCGCCGCGCGCGACCACGTGGGTGGCACCGCGCCGAACCAGGTGCGCGCCGCCATCGCCCGGATCCGGAGCCAGCTCGCCATGTAG
- a CDS encoding TRAP transporter small permease subunit — protein sequence MAVSRAIDKLNDSIAAAVAWALLLAVLICAGNALVRYSLNMSSNAWLEIQWYLFAAVFMLASPHTLRRDEHVRIDVVTGRFSKRTQVWLDLFGYLFFLMPVCWVILYYGFPFGLESVRNGEMSSNAGGLIVWPAKILVPVGFALMILQGVSEIIKRVAYLRGQLDASAFTKHAASPEQEIEAIKQANKIN from the coding sequence ATGGCAGTTTCGCGGGCAATCGACAAGCTGAACGACAGCATCGCGGCAGCAGTGGCCTGGGCCCTGCTGCTGGCGGTGCTGATCTGCGCCGGCAACGCGCTGGTGCGCTATTCCCTCAACATGAGTTCCAACGCCTGGCTGGAAATCCAGTGGTACCTGTTTGCCGCTGTGTTCATGCTGGCGTCCCCCCACACGTTGCGGCGCGACGAACACGTGCGCATCGACGTCGTCACCGGCCGTTTCTCAAAGCGCACGCAGGTCTGGCTCGACCTGTTCGGTTACCTGTTCTTCCTCATGCCCGTGTGCTGGGTGATCCTGTATTACGGCTTCCCGTTCGGACTGGAGTCGGTGCGCAATGGCGAGATGTCCAGCAATGCCGGCGGCCTGATCGTCTGGCCCGCCAAGATCCTCGTCCCCGTCGGCTTCGCGCTGATGATCCTGCAGGGCGTCTCGGAAATCATCAAGCGCGTCGCCTACCTGCGCGGCCAGCTCGATGCCAGCGCCTTCACGAAGCATGCCGCGTCGCCGGAACAGGAAATCGAAGCGATCAAGCAGGCCAACAAAATCAACTGA
- a CDS encoding TRAP transporter large permease: MEAFIIANMAPIMFGALVIFLLSGFPVAFALAANGLLFGLVGIELGLLKPELLQALPNRIFGIMANDTLLAIPFFTFMGLILERSGMAEDLLDTIGQLFGPIRGGVAYAVIFVGALLAATTGVVAASVISMGLISLPVMLRYGYDKRLASGVIAASGTLAQIIPPSLVLIVMADQLGRSVGDMYKAAFVPGLLLTAMYCGYVLAVSIFKPHHAPALPEEARNLKEPNGDSGVRSLLVLLVAAVAASYGFAHYYESTHPQAHADEVGIFSAALGIVGAFAFAAANRYLKLGFLSKMAEKVVFVLIPPLALIFLVLGTIFIGLATPTEGGGMGALGAILLALMNRRLNWGLLSQAMMSTTRLSCFVIFILIGSTVFALVFRGVNGDLWVEHLLSGLPGGATGFLIVVNVLFFGLAFFLDFFELAFILVPLVGPVAEKLGIDLIWFGVLLGVNMQTSFMHPPFGFALFYLRSVAPKEVKTSDIYWGAIPFVCIQVIMVALIIAFPNLVSVSAKTDMTEQIQLQIDAPADYGSPDDAANETKDGEAPELNFSTDEDEKKEK; the protein is encoded by the coding sequence ATGGAAGCATTCATCATCGCCAACATGGCGCCCATCATGTTCGGGGCGCTCGTCATTTTCCTGCTGTCCGGCTTTCCCGTCGCGTTCGCGCTGGCGGCGAACGGCCTGCTGTTCGGCCTTGTCGGCATCGAACTGGGCCTCCTGAAACCGGAGCTGCTGCAGGCGCTGCCGAACCGCATCTTCGGCATCATGGCCAACGACACGTTGCTGGCCATCCCGTTCTTCACGTTCATGGGCCTGATCCTGGAACGCTCCGGCATGGCCGAGGACCTGCTCGACACCATCGGCCAGCTGTTCGGCCCGATCCGCGGCGGTGTGGCGTATGCCGTCATCTTCGTCGGCGCGCTGCTGGCCGCCACCACGGGCGTCGTCGCCGCTTCCGTCATCTCGATGGGCCTGATCTCGCTGCCCGTCATGCTGCGCTATGGCTACGACAAGCGCCTGGCCTCCGGCGTCATCGCCGCATCCGGCACCCTGGCGCAGATCATTCCGCCGTCGCTCGTGCTGATCGTGATGGCGGACCAGCTGGGCCGCTCGGTGGGCGACATGTACAAGGCCGCGTTCGTGCCCGGCCTGCTGCTGACAGCGATGTACTGCGGCTACGTGCTGGCGGTCTCCATCTTCAAGCCGCACCATGCGCCGGCCCTGCCGGAGGAAGCGCGCAACCTGAAGGAGCCGAACGGCGACTCGGGCGTGCGCTCGCTGCTGGTGCTGCTGGTGGCCGCCGTGGCGGCGTCGTATGGCTTCGCCCACTATTATGAAAGCACCCACCCGCAGGCGCATGCCGACGAAGTGGGCATCTTTTCCGCCGCCCTGGGTATCGTCGGGGCCTTTGCCTTTGCCGCCGCCAACCGCTACCTGAAACTGGGTTTCCTGTCGAAGATGGCGGAGAAGGTCGTGTTCGTGCTGATCCCGCCGCTGGCGCTGATCTTCCTGGTGCTGGGCACGATCTTCATCGGCCTGGCCACGCCGACGGAAGGCGGCGGCATGGGCGCCCTGGGCGCGATCCTGCTGGCATTGATGAACCGGCGCCTGAACTGGGGCCTGCTGTCGCAGGCGATGATGTCGACCACCCGGCTGTCGTGCTTCGTCATCTTCATCCTGATCGGCTCCACCGTGTTCGCGCTGGTGTTCCGCGGCGTGAACGGCGACCTGTGGGTCGAGCATCTGCTGTCAGGTTTGCCAGGTGGGGCGACGGGCTTCCTCATCGTCGTCAACGTGTTGTTCTTCGGCCTCGCGTTCTTCCTGGACTTCTTCGAACTGGCGTTCATCCTGGTGCCCCTGGTCGGGCCCGTGGCGGAAAAGCTGGGCATCGACCTGATCTGGTTCGGCGTGCTCCTGGGCGTGAACATGCAGACGTCGTTCATGCACCCGCCGTTCGGCTTCGCGCTGTTCTACCTGCGCTCGGTGGCGCCGAAGGAGGTCAAGACGTCCGACATCTACTGGGGCGCCATTCCGTTCGTCTGTATACAAGTGATCATGGTCGCGCTGATCATCGCGTTCCCGAACCTGGTCTCGGTCAGCGCGAAGACGGACATGACGGAACAGATCCAGCTGCAGATTGACGCGCCGGCCGACTATGGCAGCCCGGACGACGCGGCGAACGAGACCAAGGACGGCGAGGCGCCGGAATTAAACTTCTCGACCGACGAGGACGAGAAGAAGGAAAAATAA
- a CDS encoding M4 family metallopeptidase — translation MNLRLSIIAAAIAALPALHATAQTRGALPESLMAAPAEPMNATAKANLENRLAARRAAAGLDDEHGYKITVQHPGDAGTRITRAQHTFKGLRIFGSDSVIVSDDNGEIVSESASNRRQGLSSSRAAVAAGQGMPDVVAAVSQEDVINSVVKRVAPVGVHRWKPEAELLIYPVMKTVRVAAAANKPEFALNALDLEDVVERYELAYLVKTRMASGSKLVYRDSIVNAKTGAVIAEWDALQTVIGQGKSQYNGTVPINTTLSGSTYQMLDTSRGTGGKYGGMAITNANHSSANAPNPGQIYTNSTNTWGDGQQYIPGGSTTNANGQTAAVNALWGLMNTYDSMKNVVGWRSLDGNNTATYIAVHVDNNYDNAFFDPSCKCMYIGDGNSFKNLGSIDVIGHEMGHGVTDATSNLVYAGESGGLNESNSDIQGEATEAYARAGGTGTTIPSTGNDWVMGAEISKTGTPLRYMYKPSKDGSSPNAWSSTIKNIDVHYSSGPNNRMFYFLANGSSATTTSDYYSQYLTQSPRNMTGIGTDKAFRIWFKANTTKFTSSTNYADARNKVLQAAEELYGVGSKEATAVKRAYAAINVGTDVPESGGGTGVSITTQPASITVAAGATASFTVGASGGTSPYSYKWYKNGTLVSGATSATYSFTAQTTDNGATIKATVTDSSTTPVTVTSGNATLTVGSGGGGTTERVTNGGFESGATGWAGTTGVIGAFTGQTAYEGTRYAYLGGNGATATETLTQDISIPSTATSANLTFALHIDTAETGTTVYDRLAVTVKNTSGTTLGTLATYSNANAASGYQVRSFSLLPYKGQTVRLSFAMTEDSSAQTSFVVDKVSVVTQ, via the coding sequence ATGAACCTTCGCTTGAGCATCATCGCTGCGGCTATCGCCGCACTCCCCGCTCTGCATGCAACCGCCCAGACCCGTGGCGCGCTGCCCGAGAGCCTGATGGCCGCGCCGGCTGAGCCCATGAACGCCACCGCCAAAGCCAACCTGGAGAATCGCCTCGCCGCACGGCGCGCCGCCGCCGGCCTGGACGACGAACACGGCTACAAGATCACCGTACAGCACCCGGGCGATGCCGGCACGCGCATCACGCGCGCCCAGCACACGTTCAAGGGCCTGCGCATCTTCGGTTCCGATTCCGTGATCGTCAGCGATGACAACGGCGAAATCGTCAGCGAATCCGCCTCCAACCGCCGCCAGGGCCTCTCCAGCTCGCGCGCCGCGGTAGCCGCCGGCCAGGGCATGCCGGACGTGGTTGCAGCGGTCTCGCAGGAAGACGTCATCAACAGCGTCGTCAAGCGCGTCGCGCCGGTCGGCGTGCACCGCTGGAAGCCGGAAGCCGAACTGCTGATCTACCCGGTCATGAAGACCGTGCGCGTGGCCGCTGCGGCCAACAAGCCTGAGTTCGCGCTGAACGCGCTGGACCTGGAAGACGTCGTCGAGCGCTACGAACTGGCCTACCTGGTCAAGACGCGCATGGCCAGCGGCAGCAAGCTGGTATACCGCGACAGCATCGTCAACGCCAAGACCGGCGCGGTGATCGCCGAGTGGGACGCCCTGCAGACCGTCATCGGCCAGGGCAAGAGCCAGTACAACGGCACGGTGCCGATCAACACGACGCTGTCGGGCAGCACGTACCAGATGCTGGACACCAGCCGCGGCACGGGCGGCAAATACGGCGGCATGGCCATCACCAACGCCAACCACAGCTCGGCCAACGCGCCGAATCCGGGCCAGATCTACACCAACAGCACGAACACCTGGGGCGACGGCCAGCAGTACATCCCTGGCGGCAGCACCACCAACGCCAACGGCCAGACCGCGGCCGTGAACGCGCTGTGGGGCCTGATGAACACCTACGACTCGATGAAGAACGTGGTCGGCTGGCGCAGCCTGGACGGCAACAACACGGCAACCTACATCGCCGTCCACGTCGACAACAACTACGACAACGCCTTCTTCGACCCGAGCTGCAAGTGCATGTACATCGGCGACGGCAACAGCTTCAAGAACCTGGGCTCGATCGACGTCATCGGCCACGAAATGGGCCACGGCGTGACCGACGCCACCTCGAACCTGGTGTACGCGGGCGAATCGGGTGGCCTGAACGAGTCGAACTCGGACATCCAGGGCGAAGCGACGGAAGCCTATGCCCGCGCGGGCGGCACCGGCACGACGATCCCATCGACGGGCAACGATTGGGTCATGGGCGCGGAGATCAGCAAGACCGGCACCCCGCTGCGCTACATGTACAAGCCAAGCAAGGACGGCTCGAGCCCGAACGCCTGGAGCAGCACGATCAAGAACATCGACGTGCACTACAGCAGCGGCCCGAACAACCGCATGTTCTACTTCCTGGCCAACGGCTCCAGCGCCACGACCACCAGCGACTACTACAGCCAGTACCTGACCCAGAGCCCGAGGAACATGACGGGTATCGGCACGGACAAGGCATTCCGCATCTGGTTCAAGGCCAACACCACCAAGTTCACGTCGTCGACCAACTACGCCGACGCCCGCAACAAGGTGCTGCAGGCAGCGGAAGAGCTGTATGGCGTGGGCAGCAAGGAGGCGACCGCGGTCAAGCGTGCCTACGCGGCGATCAACGTCGGTACCGACGTGCCTGAATCGGGCGGCGGCACGGGCGTGTCGATCACGACGCAACCGGCTTCGATCACCGTGGCAGCCGGCGCAACGGCCAGCTTCACCGTGGGCGCCAGCGGCGGCACCTCGCCGTACAGCTACAAGTGGTACAAGAACGGCACGCTGGTCTCCGGTGCCACCTCGGCCACCTACTCGTTCACCGCGCAAACGACCGACAACGGCGCCACCATCAAGGCAACCGTGACGGATTCGTCGACGACGCCAGTGACCGTCACGTCCGGCAACGCGACGCTGACCGTCGGCAGCGGCGGTGGCGGCACGACCGAGCGCGTCACCAACGGCGGCTTCGAGTCGGGTGCCACCGGCTGGGCCGGCACCACCGGCGTGATCGGCGCGTTCACCGGCCAGACCGCGTATGAAGGTACCCGCTACGCCTACCTGGGCGGCAACGGCGCGACGGCGACCGAGACCCTGACGCAGGACATCTCGATCCCTTCGACCGCCACGTCGGCCAACCTGACGTTCGCGCTGCACATCGACACGGCCGAAACGGGCACCACGGTGTACGACCGCCTGGCCGTCACTGTGAAGAACACGTCCGGCACGACGCTGGGCACGCTGGCGACGTACTCCAACGCCAACGCCGCCTCGGGCTACCAGGTACGCAGCTTCAGCCTGCTGCCGTACAAGGGCCAGACCGTGCGCCTGTCGTTCGCGATGACGGAAGACTCGTCGGCCCAGACCTCCTTCGTGGTCGACAAGGTCAGCGTCGTCACGCAGTAA
- a CDS encoding M24 family metallopeptidase, with translation MNTIGIGIGGKSIEEALAGLEDMTAGAVPIGREEHLARIAKAQAYMQREGIAAVYLNAGANLLYFTGTRWYASERMVGAILPATGALEYMAPAFEHDTLKDFMLVDGPVNCWEEHESPYRLFVDVLARMGIAQDETRPPRVGICESAAFFIYDGIRPLATGYALENARAVTAHCRTRKSRAEIALMQRAMDMTLAVHVATASILREGISTTEVEEFIARAHRKVGASGSYFCIVLFGPATAFPHGVSYVQTLKAGDTVLIDTGCKLHNYISDITRTYVYGTPSERQRFVWNAEKAAQQAAFEAARLGVPCEEVDAAARRSLEANGFGPGYKLPGLPHRTGHGIGLDIHEWPYLVGGDRTPLDVGMCFSNEPMICVPGEFGIRHEDHFYMTEHGPVWFTQPAHSIDDPFGLRG, from the coding sequence ATGAACACCATCGGCATCGGCATCGGCGGCAAGAGCATCGAGGAAGCACTGGCAGGGCTGGAAGACATGACGGCAGGCGCCGTTCCCATCGGCCGCGAGGAACACCTGGCGCGTATCGCCAAGGCGCAGGCCTATATGCAGCGCGAAGGCATTGCGGCCGTCTACCTGAACGCCGGTGCCAACCTGCTGTATTTCACGGGCACGCGCTGGTACGCCAGCGAACGCATGGTCGGCGCCATCCTGCCCGCCACGGGCGCGCTGGAATACATGGCGCCGGCGTTCGAGCACGATACGCTGAAGGACTTCATGCTGGTCGACGGCCCCGTCAACTGCTGGGAGGAGCACGAAAGCCCGTACCGTCTCTTCGTCGACGTGCTAGCGCGGATGGGCATCGCGCAGGACGAGACACGGCCGCCGCGCGTTGGCATCTGCGAGAGCGCCGCGTTCTTCATCTACGACGGCATCCGTCCGCTGGCCACCGGCTACGCGCTGGAAAACGCCCGCGCCGTGACGGCGCACTGCCGCACCCGCAAGTCGCGCGCCGAGATCGCGCTGATGCAGCGCGCGATGGACATGACCCTGGCCGTGCACGTGGCCACCGCCAGCATCCTGCGCGAAGGCATCTCGACGACCGAGGTGGAGGAATTCATCGCCCGCGCCCACCGCAAGGTCGGCGCATCCGGCTCCTATTTCTGCATCGTGCTGTTCGGCCCCGCCACCGCCTTCCCGCACGGCGTCAGCTACGTCCAGACCCTCAAGGCCGGCGACACGGTGCTGATCGACACGGGCTGCAAGCTGCACAACTACATTTCCGACATCACGCGCACGTACGTGTACGGCACGCCGAGCGAGCGCCAGCGCTTCGTGTGGAATGCGGAAAAGGCGGCCCAGCAGGCCGCGTTCGAAGCAGCCCGCCTGGGCGTGCCATGCGAGGAAGTGGATGCGGCCGCGCGCCGTTCGCTGGAAGCCAACGGTTTCGGCCCCGGCTACAAGCTGCCCGGCCTGCCGCACCGCACGGGCCACGGCATCGGGCTGGACATCCACGAGTGGCCCTACCTCGTGGGCGGCGACAGGACGCCGCTGGACGTGGGGATGTGCTTCTCGAACGAACCGATGATCTGCGTGCCGGGCGAATTCGGCATCCGCCACGAGGACCATTTCTACATGACGGAGCATGGGCCGGTGTGGTTTACGCAGCCGGCCCACTCGATCGACGATCCGTTCGGGCTGCGCGGCTGA
- a CDS encoding DUF2846 domain-containing protein: MKIIKLGAIALLAALTGCAATGPKFADQQVSTPKLTAEQGRVYFYRVNSFVGGALRPDIKLDGAAVGQSKPGGYFYVDAAPGAHEAQTSTEATNKLTFVLDKGETKYVRTSVSMGVLVGHVKPELVGQEEALKELSELSYIGAPAK; the protein is encoded by the coding sequence ATGAAAATCATCAAACTGGGCGCTATCGCCTTGCTGGCCGCTCTGACGGGTTGCGCCGCAACCGGTCCAAAATTCGCGGACCAGCAGGTCTCGACGCCAAAGCTGACCGCGGAACAAGGCCGCGTGTACTTCTACCGCGTGAACAGCTTTGTCGGCGGCGCGCTGCGTCCCGACATCAAGCTGGACGGCGCCGCGGTCGGCCAATCCAAGCCGGGCGGCTACTTCTACGTCGACGCGGCGCCAGGTGCGCACGAAGCGCAGACCAGCACCGAAGCGACGAACAAGCTGACGTTCGTGCTCGACAAAGGCGAGACCAAGTATGTGCGCACCTCCGTCTCGATGGGCGTACTGGTCGGCCACGTCAAGCCTGAACTTGTCGGTCAGGAAGAAGCGCTGAAGGAGCTCTCCGAGCTGAGCTACATCGGCGCGCCAGCGAAGTAA
- the paaZ gene encoding phenylacetic acid degradation bifunctional protein PaaZ encodes MATTLQSFIAGRWHGKEAHTPLHGALNNQLIYHTHAESIDFGEAVEYGRKTGIPALMKLDFQQRAAALKALALYMMERKEELYRISHLTGATRADSWVDVEGGIGTLFAYASMGSRELPSSNVLHEGPAMALGKRGGFSGTHILVPKGGIAVHINAFNFPIWGLLEKFAPSFLAAMPCIGKPATATSYLTEALVRMVHESNLLPEGALQLVIGSTGDLLDRLTGFDAVTFTGSADTAAKLRSNRNLIANSVPFTAEADSLNCAILAPDVTPDDPEFDLFVKEVAREMTGKAGQKCTAIRRIIVPRQQADNVAERLRERLAKITVGDPSIDGVRMGALASKDQQRDVAAQVERLLAGNELLYGHPEELKLVGDGVHDGAFFSPTLVMCRNAMENDAVHDVEAFGPVSTMMTYDGIDEALALAARGKGSLVSTLVTKDPATAAYAVPMAAAHHGRVLVLEREASVDSTGHGSPLPQLKHGGPGRAGGGEELGGIRAVKHFLQRAAVQGSPTMLSAITGEYVRGGAVRESEVHPFRKHFEDLQVGDSLLTHRRTVSEADIVNFGGVSGDYFYMHFDEIAAKDTQFGKRIAHGYFVLSAAAGLFVSPAPGPVLANYGLDNLRFITPVAIGDTIRARLTCKRKVDRNRKDDKGVGQGVVAWDVQVTNQNDELVASYDILTLVSKRM; translated from the coding sequence ATGGCAACCACCCTGCAAAGCTTCATCGCCGGCCGCTGGCACGGCAAGGAAGCGCACACGCCGCTGCACGGCGCGCTGAACAACCAGCTGATCTATCATACCCACGCGGAGTCGATCGACTTCGGCGAGGCCGTCGAGTATGGCCGCAAGACGGGCATTCCGGCGTTGATGAAGCTGGACTTCCAGCAGCGTGCGGCGGCGCTGAAGGCGCTGGCGCTGTACATGATGGAGCGCAAGGAAGAGCTGTACCGCATTTCTCACCTGACGGGCGCCACGCGCGCCGACAGCTGGGTGGACGTGGAAGGCGGCATCGGCACCTTGTTCGCGTACGCCAGCATGGGCAGCCGCGAGCTGCCGTCCTCGAACGTGCTGCACGAAGGCCCCGCCATGGCGCTGGGCAAGCGGGGCGGCTTTTCCGGTACCCACATCCTGGTGCCGAAGGGCGGCATCGCCGTGCACATCAACGCGTTCAACTTCCCCATCTGGGGCCTGCTGGAAAAGTTCGCGCCCAGCTTCCTGGCGGCGATGCCCTGCATTGGCAAGCCGGCCACGGCGACGAGCTACCTGACGGAAGCGCTGGTGCGCATGGTGCACGAGTCGAACCTGCTGCCGGAAGGCGCGCTGCAGCTGGTCATCGGCAGTACCGGCGACCTGCTGGACCGCCTGACCGGCTTCGACGCCGTCACCTTCACAGGTTCGGCCGACACGGCCGCGAAGCTGCGCAGCAATCGCAACCTGATCGCCAACTCCGTGCCGTTCACGGCGGAAGCGGATTCGCTGAACTGCGCGATCCTGGCGCCGGACGTGACGCCGGACGACCCCGAGTTCGACCTCTTCGTCAAGGAAGTGGCGCGCGAGATGACGGGCAAGGCGGGCCAGAAATGCACGGCGATCCGCCGCATCATCGTGCCGCGCCAGCAGGCCGACAACGTGGCCGAGCGGCTGCGCGAGCGACTGGCCAAGATCACAGTGGGGGACCCGTCCATCGACGGCGTGCGCATGGGCGCGCTGGCGTCGAAAGACCAGCAGCGCGACGTGGCCGCCCAGGTCGAGCGCCTGCTGGCCGGGAATGAGCTGCTGTACGGCCATCCGGAGGAATTGAAACTGGTCGGCGACGGCGTGCACGATGGCGCGTTCTTCTCGCCTACCCTGGTCATGTGCCGCAATGCGATGGAGAACGACGCGGTGCACGACGTCGAAGCCTTCGGTCCCGTCAGCACCATGATGACGTACGACGGCATCGACGAGGCGCTGGCGCTGGCGGCGCGCGGCAAGGGCAGCCTGGTATCGACGCTGGTGACGAAGGATCCTGCCACGGCCGCCTACGCGGTGCCGATGGCGGCCGCGCACCACGGGCGCGTGCTGGTGCTGGAGCGCGAGGCGTCGGTCGATTCGACGGGCCACGGCTCGCCACTGCCGCAACTGAAGCACGGCGGCCCGGGCCGCGCCGGCGGCGGCGAGGAGCTGGGCGGCATCCGCGCCGTCAAGCACTTCCTGCAACGCGCGGCGGTGCAGGGCTCGCCGACGATGCTGTCGGCAATCACGGGCGAATACGTGCGCGGTGGCGCCGTGCGCGAGAGCGAAGTGCACCCGTTCCGCAAGCATTTCGAGGACCTGCAGGTGGGCGATTCGCTGCTGACGCACCGCCGCACGGTGAGCGAGGCGGACATCGTCAATTTTGGCGGCGTCTCGGGCGACTATTTCTACATGCACTTCGACGAGATCGCAGCCAAGGATACGCAGTTCGGCAAGCGCATCGCGCACGGCTACTTCGTGCTGTCGGCCGCCGCCGGCCTGTTCGTGTCGCCGGCACCGGGCCCCGTGCTGGCCAACTACGGCCTGGACAACCTGCGCTTCATCACGCCGGTGGCGATCGGCGATACGATCCGCGCCCGCCTGACGTGCAAGCGCAAGGTCGACCGCAACCGCAAGGACGACAAGGGCGTCGGCCAGGGCGTCGTGGCCTGGGACGTGCAGGTGACGAACCAGAACGACGAGCTGGTGGCCAGCTATGACATCCTGACCCTGGTGTCGAAGCGCATGTAG
- a CDS encoding phenylacetic acid degradation protein PaaY, whose amino-acid sequence MVKVYEINGIRPVVHPSAYVHPTAVLIGDVIVGPRCYVGPLASLRGDFGRLILEEGVNVQDTCVMHGFAGSDTVIEVDGHIGHGAVLHGCRIGRNALVGMNAVVMDNAVVGAESIVAAMCFVKAGMEIPPRSMVIGTPARIVRQVTDAELEWKNIGTGQYHELAVRSRETMREVEALTEVEPDRARMQWESSLPLHVHKE is encoded by the coding sequence ATGGTCAAGGTCTACGAGATCAACGGCATCCGCCCGGTGGTGCATCCCAGCGCCTACGTGCACCCGACGGCGGTACTGATCGGCGACGTCATCGTCGGGCCGCGCTGCTACGTGGGACCGCTGGCGTCGCTGCGCGGCGATTTCGGCCGCCTGATCCTGGAAGAGGGCGTGAACGTGCAGGACACCTGCGTGATGCACGGCTTCGCCGGGTCGGACACCGTCATCGAAGTGGACGGCCATATTGGTCACGGCGCCGTACTGCACGGCTGTCGCATCGGCCGCAACGCGCTGGTGGGCATGAATGCCGTCGTGATGGACAACGCGGTGGTGGGCGCAGAGAGCATCGTCGCCGCCATGTGCTTCGTCAAGGCAGGCATGGAGATCCCGCCGCGCAGCATGGTCATCGGCACGCCGGCGCGCATCGTGCGCCAGGTCACGGACGCCGAGCTGGAATGGAAGAACATCGGCACGGGCCAGTACCACGAACTGGCGGTGCGCTCGCGCGAGACGATGCGCGAGGTCGAGGCGCTGACCGAGGTGGAGCCGGACCGCGCACGCATGCAGTGGGAAAGTTCGCTGCCGCTGCACGTCCATAAAGAATAG